A window of the Streptomyces formicae genome harbors these coding sequences:
- a CDS encoding PAAR domain-containing protein, protein MPAAARTGDPTNHGGVIATPPPGAAQAVARVLIGGRPAAVVGSLHTCPLPPHAALGPANVIVPNPAALAAGQVLIGGLPAARARDQTACGAMVLTGAPNVLIGGV, encoded by the coding sequence ATGCCAGCCGCAGCCCGTACCGGTGACCCCACCAACCACGGCGGTGTGATCGCCACCCCGCCGCCCGGCGCCGCCCAGGCGGTGGCACGTGTGCTGATCGGCGGCCGTCCCGCCGCCGTCGTGGGCAGCCTGCACACCTGCCCGCTGCCGCCGCACGCGGCGCTGGGACCGGCCAACGTGATCGTGCCCAACCCGGCCGCGCTCGCCGCGGGCCAGGTGCTCATCGGCGGGTTGCCGGCCGCGCGGGCGCGCGACCAGACCGCGTGCGGCGCGATGGTCCTGACCGGTGCCCCGAACGTCCTGATCGGCGGTGTGTGA
- the glnII gene encoding glutamine synthetase, which produces MTFKAEYIWIDGTEPTAKLRSKTKILADGAELPIWGFDGSSTNQAEGHASDCVLKPVFSCPDPIRGGDDVLVLCEVLNTDMTPHPSNTRARLVEVAEKHAGQEPIFGIEQEYTFFDGERPLGFPVGGFPAPQGGYYCGVGADEIHGRDVVEAHLENCLKAGLGISGINAEVMPGQWEFQVGPLAPLEVSDQLWIARWLLYRTAEDFNVSATLDPKPVKGDWNGAGAHTNFSTKAMREGYDAIITACESLGEGSKPLDHVKNYGAGIDDRLTGLHETAPWNEYSYGVSNRGASVRIPWQVEKDGKGYIEDRRPNANVDPYVVTRLLVDTCCSALEKAGQV; this is translated from the coding sequence GTGACCTTCAAGGCTGAGTACATCTGGATCGACGGCACCGAGCCGACCGCGAAGCTTCGCTCGAAGACGAAGATACTGGCCGACGGCGCCGAACTCCCCATCTGGGGCTTCGACGGGTCCAGCACCAACCAGGCCGAGGGCCACGCCTCCGACTGTGTGCTGAAGCCGGTCTTCTCCTGCCCGGACCCGATCCGCGGCGGCGACGACGTACTCGTGCTGTGCGAGGTCCTGAACACGGACATGACCCCGCACCCGTCCAACACCCGCGCGCGGCTGGTCGAGGTCGCGGAGAAGCACGCCGGCCAGGAGCCGATCTTCGGCATCGAGCAGGAGTACACCTTCTTCGACGGCGAGCGCCCGCTGGGCTTCCCGGTCGGCGGCTTCCCGGCCCCGCAGGGCGGCTACTACTGCGGCGTGGGCGCCGACGAGATCCACGGCCGCGACGTCGTCGAGGCGCACCTGGAGAACTGCCTCAAGGCGGGCCTGGGCATCTCCGGCATCAACGCCGAGGTCATGCCGGGCCAGTGGGAGTTCCAGGTCGGCCCGCTGGCGCCGCTGGAGGTCTCCGACCAGCTCTGGATCGCCCGCTGGCTGCTCTACCGCACGGCCGAGGACTTCAACGTCTCCGCGACGCTCGACCCGAAGCCGGTGAAGGGCGACTGGAACGGCGCGGGCGCGCACACCAACTTCTCGACGAAGGCGATGCGCGAGGGGTACGACGCGATCATCACCGCCTGCGAGTCGCTCGGCGAGGGCTCCAAGCCGCTGGACCACGTGAAGAACTACGGCGCCGGCATCGACGACCGCCTGACCGGTCTGCACGAGACCGCCCCGTGGAACGAGTACAGCTACGGTGTCTCGAACCGCGGTGCGTCGGTCCGTATCCCGTGGCAGGTCGAGAAGGACGGCAAGGGCTACATCGAGGACCGCCGCCCGAACGCGAACGTCGACCCGTACGTGGTGACCCGCCTGCTGGTGGACACCTGCTGCTCCGCGCTGGAGAAGGCCGGCCAGGTCTGA
- a CDS encoding zinc ribbon domain-containing protein: MPDEAAGVPCPACDTPNLPDRRFCRRCAAPLNPAARPDPLPWWRTVWPFRRGVRASSGRAVRLLVILAVVVALCAGGFLLLPAGRALFEDTRDKLSKAKAVTPVQIEASAELPRHPAANTTDGLSNRYWGAPGPGASVTYTFRKPFRLVDLIITNGASASPEDYAHQARALQVDLEVTTPDGEKHTKKLALSDKPGPQTIPTKISDAKTVRLVLRSATGLTPGRHLALAEVEFFQRS, from the coding sequence GTGCCGGACGAAGCGGCGGGGGTGCCCTGCCCCGCCTGCGACACGCCCAACCTGCCGGACCGCCGCTTCTGCCGACGCTGCGCGGCTCCGCTGAACCCCGCCGCGAGGCCCGATCCGCTGCCGTGGTGGCGGACCGTGTGGCCGTTCCGCCGCGGGGTGCGGGCGAGTTCGGGCCGGGCGGTGCGGCTCCTGGTGATCCTGGCCGTGGTGGTGGCCCTGTGCGCGGGCGGCTTCCTGCTGCTGCCGGCAGGACGCGCCCTGTTCGAGGACACCCGGGACAAGCTGAGCAAGGCCAAGGCCGTGACCCCGGTGCAGATCGAGGCGAGCGCCGAGCTCCCCCGGCACCCGGCGGCCAACACCACGGACGGGCTGAGCAATCGCTACTGGGGCGCGCCCGGGCCCGGCGCTTCGGTGACCTACACCTTCCGCAAGCCGTTCCGGCTGGTCGACCTGATCATCACCAACGGCGCGTCCGCGTCCCCGGAGGACTACGCCCACCAGGCACGCGCACTCCAGGTGGACCTGGAAGTGACGACGCCGGACGGCGAGAAGCACACCAAGAAGCTCGCCCTCAGCGACAAACCAGGCCCGCAGACGATCCCCACCAAGATCAGCGACGCGAAGACGGTACGCCTGGTCCTGCGCTCGGCCACCGGCCTGACCCCGGGCCGCCATCTGGCCCTGGCGGAGGTGGAGTTCTTCCAGCGAAGCTGA
- a CDS encoding septal ring lytic transglycosylase RlpA family protein, which yields MSRKKTLGGKKKLALLVGAAALVGGTAIAMTGTSQASVACDGLAQAIRNNENFIAGQRANPDAQSAARIANREAVIAQIKVQQEAAGCEAGEGSGEAGGGQAAPPAQGQPPAEEAPPADEQPPAEEAPPAEEQPPADEGAVGEVVCAGSTVTLSGEGGAPAASSNQFPVGTQLKVTNLDNSKSTTVEVTSVSGSCALLNNAAFEQVREPGKFLIRKARIERVG from the coding sequence GTGTCGCGCAAGAAGACCCTCGGCGGGAAGAAGAAGCTCGCCCTGCTCGTCGGCGCCGCAGCACTCGTCGGCGGCACTGCGATCGCCATGACCGGGACAAGTCAGGCCTCGGTGGCCTGCGACGGACTCGCCCAGGCGATTCGCAACAACGAGAACTTCATCGCCGGCCAACGGGCCAATCCCGACGCCCAGTCGGCGGCCAGGATCGCCAACCGGGAGGCCGTGATCGCGCAGATCAAGGTCCAGCAGGAGGCGGCGGGCTGCGAGGCCGGCGAAGGAAGCGGGGAGGCCGGCGGTGGGCAGGCCGCTCCCCCGGCCCAGGGGCAGCCGCCGGCCGAGGAGGCACCGCCCGCCGATGAGCAGCCGCCGGCCGAGGAAGCGCCGCCGGCCGAGGAGCAGCCGCCCGCGGACGAGGGCGCCGTCGGTGAGGTCGTGTGCGCCGGCTCGACGGTGACACTGTCCGGCGAGGGCGGCGCCCCGGCCGCCTCCAGCAACCAGTTCCCGGTCGGCACCCAGCTGAAGGTGACCAACCTCGACAACAGCAAGTCGACCACGGTCGAGGTCACTTCGGTCTCCGGCAGCTGCGCCCTGCTGAACAACGCCGCGTTCGAGCAGGTCCGGGAGCCCGGCAAGTTCCTGATCCGCAAGGCCAGGATCGAGCGCGTCGGCTGA
- a CDS encoding arsenate reductase family protein — translation MEIWINPACSKCRSALHLLDDEGASYTVRRYLEDVPTQDEIREVLGRLGLEPWDITRTQEAAAKELGVKEWPREAGSRDRWIAALAERPKLIQRPIITADDGTAVVARTEEAVRDALGR, via the coding sequence ATGGAGATCTGGATCAATCCCGCATGCTCGAAGTGCCGCAGCGCGCTGCACCTGCTCGACGACGAGGGCGCCTCGTACACCGTCCGCCGCTATCTGGAGGACGTCCCGACCCAGGACGAGATCCGCGAGGTCCTCGGACGGCTCGGCCTCGAACCGTGGGACATCACACGCACGCAGGAGGCCGCGGCGAAGGAGCTGGGAGTGAAGGAGTGGCCGCGCGAGGCGGGTTCGCGCGACCGCTGGATCGCGGCGCTCGCCGAGCGCCCGAAGCTGATCCAGCGCCCGATCATCACGGCCGACGACGGCACGGCGGTGGTGGCCCGCACGGAGGAGGCGGTACGGGACGCGCTGGGTCGCTGA
- a CDS encoding GPW/gp25 family protein, translating to MSERFIGRGWAFPLRVGPTGGIGMVDREREIEEAIRLVLGTAPGERPMRPEFGCGIHDYVFAPGNGATAGRVAQQVREALERWEPRIAVDDVVVAFDAVEDGTLYIDVHYTVRSTNDRRNLVFPFYTIPSDEGTEELVAD from the coding sequence ATGAGCGAGCGCTTCATCGGGCGGGGCTGGGCGTTCCCGCTGCGGGTCGGACCGACCGGCGGGATCGGCATGGTCGACCGGGAGCGGGAGATCGAGGAGGCGATCCGCCTGGTGCTCGGCACCGCGCCCGGCGAGCGGCCCATGCGCCCCGAGTTCGGCTGCGGCATCCACGACTACGTCTTCGCCCCCGGCAACGGCGCCACCGCCGGGCGCGTGGCGCAGCAGGTGCGCGAGGCCCTCGAGCGGTGGGAGCCGCGCATCGCGGTGGACGACGTGGTGGTCGCCTTCGACGCCGTCGAGGACGGCACCCTCTACATCGACGTGCACTACACCGTGCGTTCCACCAACGACCGGCGCAACCTGGTCTTTCCCTTCTACACGATCCCCTCCGACGAGGGGACCGAGGAATTGGTCGCGGACTGA
- a CDS encoding ABC transporter ATP-binding protein, producing the protein MTAGDTEKPTQKPDQKSDSDRKSDRKSDRKPTEEPRKKPTEKTTEKPTGKTAGKPVEEFRYRSSRTAALARRPVTTWEMARRLPQLVRRALALAWRIDRRAVAALLTCQALSAALEAFGLIATTQTITALIASGDIRDRLAGALPAIGLLAGAAGLRALLAIAVSSISSRLSPRISREAELEMLDAAVHTELVAYDHPGFNDKWENADRGAEVAQDLITESQQVMACVASVVAAAGVITVLHPALLPLLALAVLPQGIASMKGARVHYETSRAMAAERRTLSHLRWYIADKLTADQLRSGTMAGFLLGRYRTIGARVDAATDRAVHRGARYALIGALAGGAASGLLWVSLGLLLATGRMSVASAGTAVFALRTVGTSLQGIVGYGTRLFRTGLYFDDWVEFTQEAGGHRIGRGTLAPPPPAAVRAEALTFTYPASDAPALRKVSLEVRRGEVLALVGENGSGKTTLSKLLSGLYLPTEGRVTWDGRDTRDLDAYALWSNTAVVPQDFARWPMTARENITLGQPHGGDASVARAAERSGAAEVVDRLRSGLDTLLAREWFGGVELSGGQWQRIAIARAFHRPAGLLVMDEPTSALDPRAEHRIFTGLRAIAEDRAVVLVTHRLANVAVADRIVVLDQGRVIQQGTFGELVGAPGLFRELWELQNDRGGIPAPRTEGA; encoded by the coding sequence TTGACTGCCGGGGACACCGAGAAACCCACCCAGAAACCCGACCAGAAGTCCGACTCCGACCGGAAGTCCGACCGGAAGTCCGATCGGAAACCGACGGAGGAACCCAGGAAGAAGCCCACGGAGAAAACCACCGAGAAGCCCACCGGGAAAACCGCCGGCAAGCCCGTCGAGGAGTTCAGATACCGCTCCTCCCGCACCGCCGCCCTCGCCCGTCGCCCCGTCACCACCTGGGAGATGGCCCGCCGCCTCCCCCAGCTCGTACGCCGCGCCCTCGCGCTCGCCTGGCGCATCGACCGCAGAGCCGTGGCGGCCCTGCTGACCTGCCAGGCGCTGTCCGCCGCCCTGGAGGCGTTCGGGCTGATCGCCACCACGCAGACCATCACCGCGCTCATCGCCTCCGGCGACATCCGGGACCGGCTGGCCGGTGCGCTGCCCGCGATCGGCCTGCTCGCGGGGGCGGCCGGGCTCCGCGCGCTGCTCGCGATCGCCGTCAGCAGCATCTCCAGCCGCCTCTCGCCGCGGATCTCGCGCGAGGCCGAGCTGGAAATGCTGGACGCCGCCGTCCACACCGAGCTCGTCGCGTACGACCACCCCGGCTTCAACGACAAGTGGGAGAACGCCGACCGCGGCGCCGAGGTCGCGCAGGATCTGATCACCGAGTCCCAGCAGGTCATGGCCTGCGTGGCGTCGGTGGTCGCGGCGGCCGGCGTCATCACCGTGCTGCACCCGGCGCTGCTGCCGCTGCTCGCGCTCGCCGTGCTGCCGCAGGGCATCGCCAGCATGAAGGGCGCCCGCGTCCACTACGAGACCAGCCGCGCGATGGCCGCCGAGCGCCGCACCCTCTCCCATCTGCGCTGGTACATCGCCGACAAGCTCACCGCCGACCAGCTCCGCTCCGGCACCATGGCCGGCTTCCTCCTCGGCCGCTACCGCACCATCGGCGCACGGGTCGACGCCGCCACCGACAGGGCCGTGCACCGGGGCGCGCGCTACGCCCTGATCGGCGCGCTCGCGGGCGGTGCCGCCTCCGGCCTGCTCTGGGTCTCCCTCGGGCTGCTCCTGGCGACCGGCCGGATGTCGGTGGCATCGGCGGGCACGGCCGTCTTCGCGCTCCGTACCGTCGGTACGTCGCTCCAGGGCATCGTCGGCTACGGCACCCGCCTCTTCCGCACGGGCCTCTACTTCGACGACTGGGTGGAGTTCACCCAGGAGGCCGGGGGGCATCGCATCGGCCGGGGCACGCTCGCGCCCCCGCCGCCGGCGGCCGTCAGGGCCGAGGCGCTGACGTTCACGTATCCGGCCTCCGACGCCCCGGCGCTGAGGAAGGTCAGCCTGGAGGTCCGCCGGGGCGAAGTCCTCGCCCTGGTCGGCGAGAACGGCTCCGGCAAGACCACCCTGAGCAAGCTGCTCTCCGGGCTCTACCTGCCCACCGAGGGCCGGGTGACCTGGGACGGCCGGGACACCCGCGACCTCGACGCGTACGCCCTGTGGTCGAATACCGCCGTCGTCCCCCAGGACTTCGCCCGCTGGCCCATGACCGCGCGCGAGAACATCACCCTCGGCCAGCCGCACGGCGGTGACGCGTCGGTGGCACGGGCCGCCGAACGCTCCGGCGCGGCGGAGGTCGTGGACCGGCTGCGCAGCGGACTCGACACGCTGCTGGCGCGCGAGTGGTTCGGCGGCGTCGAGCTCTCGGGCGGCCAGTGGCAGCGCATCGCGATCGCCCGGGCGTTCCACCGGCCCGCGGGGCTGCTGGTCATGGACGAGCCGACCAGCGCCCTCGACCCGCGCGCGGAGCACCGTATCTTCACCGGGCTGCGCGCGATCGCCGAGGACCGGGCCGTCGTCCTGGTGACGCACCGGCTCGCGAACGTCGCCGTCGCGGACCGGATCGTCGTGCTCGACCAGGGCCGCGTCATCCAGCAGGGCACGTTCGGCGAACTCGTCGGAGCCCCCGGGCTCTTCCGGGAGCTGTGGGAGCTCCAGAACGACCGGGGCGGCATTCCGGCGCCCCGTACCGAGGGCGCGTAG
- a CDS encoding phage tail protein — MSRAAVPGLPSRYPIGGQLPALYADDDFAQRFTAGLDTVLAPVFATLDNLPAYLDPRVTPADFLAWLASWVGADDDPQWPVELRREAVVRAVELHRWRGTKRGLVECLRLALGVHAEVTGDGGAAWSSTPGAGLPPEPASGTLVRVWPGREARVDADRVREIVRAMSPVHTVCRVEVLPGPPADEGR, encoded by the coding sequence ATGAGCCGCGCCGCAGTGCCCGGCCTTCCGAGCAGGTACCCGATCGGCGGGCAACTGCCCGCCCTGTACGCCGACGACGACTTCGCCCAGCGGTTCACCGCCGGTCTCGACACCGTCCTCGCCCCGGTGTTCGCGACCCTCGACAACCTGCCCGCCTACCTCGACCCCCGGGTGACTCCGGCCGACTTCCTGGCCTGGCTGGCGTCGTGGGTGGGCGCCGACGACGACCCCCAGTGGCCCGTGGAGCTGCGCCGTGAGGCGGTGGTCCGCGCGGTGGAGCTGCACCGGTGGCGCGGCACCAAGCGCGGCCTGGTCGAGTGCCTGCGGCTCGCGCTCGGTGTGCACGCCGAGGTGACAGGGGACGGCGGCGCGGCGTGGTCGAGCACCCCGGGTGCCGGCCTGCCGCCGGAGCCCGCCTCCGGGACCCTGGTCCGGGTGTGGCCGGGCCGCGAGGCGCGGGTGGACGCGGACCGGGTCCGCGAGATCGTCCGGGCCATGTCCCCGGTGCACACCGTCTGCCGGGTGGAGGTCCTGCCCGGCCCGCCCGCCGACGAAGGGAGGTGA
- a CDS encoding DUF1254 domain-containing protein, with protein sequence MADVTVTGALAAEAYVYGYPLVYELTVAGACARKGIGALPPTPFNAFAHARQLADHHDSFVSVSNDTMYSVAQLDLSGGPLMLHVPDADGAYYVLQFVDAWTNNFAYVGTRATGTGEGRWLIVPPGWAGREPAGVRGVVDAPTAVVTLVGRWACAGADDLPRVTALQERLALETVDGAVHPTGLPTPEPGVADALGFFEKLRVWLADFPPSAADAAYQERFQPLGLLEEGPSPYVSPDPGLAKALKDGFAEGRARIEEAAARPAADAAPGEWLLDPHAHDYNLDHFGVGALDSPQWRTADREESYLVRAVAARTSFWGSHGYEAVHARVFTDSAGERLNGSRAYTLRFEQPPPVGAFWSVTMYDTPDHYLVANPIGRYAVGDRTPGLVRADDGSLTLHIRQDRPSDPVEAANWLPSPPGDFRPMARLYLPEAPVLDGTYRLPPIERRR encoded by the coding sequence ATGGCCGATGTGACGGTGACGGGCGCACTCGCCGCCGAGGCGTACGTGTACGGGTATCCGCTCGTGTACGAACTCACCGTGGCCGGGGCGTGCGCGCGCAAGGGCATCGGCGCGCTGCCGCCCACGCCGTTCAACGCGTTCGCGCACGCCCGGCAGCTCGCCGACCACCACGACAGCTTCGTGTCGGTCAGCAACGACACCATGTACTCGGTCGCCCAGCTCGACCTCTCCGGCGGGCCGCTGATGCTGCACGTGCCGGACGCGGACGGGGCGTACTACGTCCTGCAGTTCGTGGACGCGTGGACCAACAACTTCGCGTACGTCGGCACGCGCGCGACCGGCACCGGGGAAGGGCGGTGGCTGATCGTCCCGCCCGGGTGGGCCGGCCGGGAGCCCGCGGGCGTGCGCGGGGTCGTCGACGCCCCGACCGCCGTGGTGACGCTCGTCGGACGCTGGGCCTGCGCCGGCGCCGACGACCTGCCGAGGGTCACCGCGCTCCAGGAGCGGCTGGCGCTGGAGACGGTCGACGGGGCCGTGCATCCGACGGGGCTGCCGACGCCGGAGCCGGGGGTCGCGGACGCGCTCGGCTTCTTCGAGAAGCTGCGGGTGTGGCTGGCCGACTTCCCGCCGTCCGCGGCGGACGCCGCGTACCAGGAGCGGTTCCAGCCGCTCGGGCTGCTGGAAGAGGGGCCCTCGCCGTACGTCTCGCCCGACCCCGGGCTGGCGAAGGCGCTGAAGGACGGCTTCGCCGAGGGCCGGGCCCGGATCGAGGAGGCGGCGGCGCGGCCCGCGGCGGACGCGGCGCCCGGGGAGTGGCTGCTCGACCCGCATGCCCACGACTACAACCTGGACCACTTCGGGGTCGGCGCGCTCGATTCCCCGCAGTGGCGGACGGCGGACCGCGAGGAGTCGTATCTCGTACGGGCCGTGGCGGCGCGCACCTCGTTCTGGGGGAGCCACGGCTACGAGGCCGTCCACGCGCGGGTCTTCACCGACTCCGCCGGCGAGCGGCTGAACGGCTCCCGCGCGTACACCCTGCGCTTCGAACAGCCGCCGCCGGTCGGGGCGTTCTGGTCGGTGACCATGTACGACACACCGGACCACTATCTGGTCGCGAACCCTATCGGGCGTTACGCGGTCGGGGACCGCACCCCCGGCCTCGTCCGCGCCGACGACGGCTCGCTGACCCTCCACATCCGGCAGGACCGGCCCTCCGACCCGGTCGAGGCCGCGAACTGGCTGCCGTCCCCGCCCGGTGACTTCCGGCCCATGGCACGGCTGTACCTTCCCGAGGCGCCAGTGCTGGACGGGACTTACCGGCTGCCGCCGATCGAGCGGCGCCGGTAG
- a CDS encoding putative baseplate assembly protein yields MALPSPNLDDRRFQQLVDEAKRYVQQRAPEWTDHNVSDPGVTLIETFAYLVDQLLYRLNRVPDKNYTAFLDLLGIRLFPPAAAGAEVDFWLSAPQPDTVVLPAGTEVTTARGETEEAVVFTTTAELHIVPSELTRLVTAPRTGEQTDRTRTLAEGRDVPCFQAAPEPGDALLFGLPTAVPRCVVAVHLDSRVEGIGVDPRQPPLVWEAWDGGGWQLCETGTDTTGGLNRPGEVIVYVPAGHTASVIGGTRAGWLRCRVTEAEQGQPFYSESPTVREAAVFTVGGTMSVEHAETVTDVPLGTAEGVAGQTFRLGRPPVLLDGGPPVVEVSAAEGWQRWEVVEHFGRSGPADRHVRVDATTGEFTFPPALREPDGTLRQCGAVPPKGAQVRVARYRTGGGPAGNVARGAISVLRSSVPYVARVTNREAARGGVAGETVANARLRAPEALRMQERAVTAEDYEIISRQAAPSVRRVRCLPAADGAGAVRVLVVPDAVADEGDDRLRFEQLIPSDQVLEAITASLDERRLIGTRLVVEPPVYQGVTVVARLAAAPGDTDRVRDAALAALFRHLNPLHGGPDGTGWPFGRPVQYGEVFGVLQRATGDALVEEVRLFAADPITGRRGAPSDRIDVAAGALVFSYQHQVVVTAAEPEAQG; encoded by the coding sequence ATGGCCCTGCCCTCCCCCAACCTGGACGACCGGCGGTTCCAGCAACTCGTCGACGAGGCGAAGCGGTACGTGCAGCAGCGCGCCCCGGAGTGGACCGACCACAACGTCTCCGACCCGGGCGTCACCCTGATCGAGACGTTCGCCTACCTCGTGGACCAGCTGCTGTACCGGCTGAACCGGGTGCCGGACAAGAACTACACGGCGTTCCTCGACCTGCTGGGCATCCGCCTGTTCCCGCCGGCCGCGGCCGGGGCCGAGGTCGACTTCTGGCTGTCGGCGCCGCAGCCCGACACGGTGGTGCTGCCCGCGGGCACCGAGGTCACCACCGCGCGCGGCGAGACCGAGGAAGCGGTGGTGTTCACGACCACGGCCGAACTGCACATCGTCCCCAGCGAGTTGACGCGTCTGGTGACAGCGCCCCGGACCGGTGAGCAGACCGACCGGACCCGGACCCTCGCCGAAGGCCGCGACGTTCCCTGCTTCCAGGCGGCACCGGAGCCGGGCGACGCGCTGCTGTTCGGTCTGCCGACGGCGGTGCCGCGCTGCGTGGTCGCGGTGCACCTGGACAGCCGCGTGGAGGGCATCGGCGTGGACCCGCGCCAGCCCCCGCTGGTATGGGAGGCGTGGGACGGCGGCGGCTGGCAGCTGTGCGAGACCGGTACGGACACCACCGGCGGACTGAACCGGCCCGGTGAGGTCATCGTGTACGTACCGGCCGGGCACACGGCGTCGGTGATCGGCGGGACACGGGCCGGCTGGCTGCGCTGCCGCGTCACCGAGGCCGAGCAGGGCCAGCCGTTCTACTCGGAGTCCCCGACGGTGCGCGAGGCGGCGGTGTTCACCGTGGGCGGCACCATGTCCGTCGAGCACGCCGAGACCGTGACCGACGTGCCGCTCGGCACCGCGGAGGGGGTCGCGGGGCAGACGTTCCGGCTCGGCCGCCCTCCGGTCCTCCTCGACGGCGGGCCCCCGGTCGTGGAGGTGTCCGCGGCCGAGGGGTGGCAACGCTGGGAGGTGGTGGAGCACTTCGGCCGCTCCGGGCCCGCCGACCGCCACGTCCGCGTGGACGCCACCACCGGCGAGTTCACCTTCCCCCCGGCGCTGCGCGAGCCGGACGGCACACTGCGGCAGTGCGGCGCCGTGCCGCCCAAGGGCGCCCAGGTGCGGGTGGCCCGCTATCGCACCGGGGGCGGCCCGGCGGGCAACGTCGCCCGCGGCGCGATCTCCGTGCTGCGCAGCTCCGTTCCGTACGTGGCGCGGGTCACCAACCGGGAGGCGGCGCGCGGCGGCGTCGCCGGTGAGACCGTCGCCAACGCCAGGCTGCGGGCGCCGGAGGCGCTGCGGATGCAGGAGCGCGCGGTGACCGCCGAGGACTACGAGATCATCAGCCGTCAGGCGGCGCCCTCGGTGCGCCGGGTTCGCTGTCTGCCCGCCGCGGACGGCGCGGGCGCGGTGCGGGTCCTGGTGGTGCCGGACGCGGTGGCCGACGAGGGCGACGACCGGCTCCGCTTCGAGCAGCTGATCCCCTCGGACCAGGTGCTCGAAGCGATCACCGCGAGCCTCGACGAGCGACGCCTGATCGGCACCCGCCTCGTGGTGGAGCCGCCGGTCTACCAGGGCGTCACCGTGGTGGCCCGGCTCGCGGCGGCGCCGGGCGACACCGACCGGGTGCGCGATGCGGCGCTCGCCGCACTGTTCCGCCACCTCAACCCGCTGCACGGCGGTCCGGACGGCACCGGGTGGCCGTTCGGGCGGCCGGTGCAGTACGGCGAGGTGTTCGGCGTGCTGCAGCGCGCCACCGGGGACGCGCTGGTGGAGGAGGTCCGGCTGTTCGCCGCCGACCCGATCACCGGGCGGCGCGGCGCGCCGTCGGACCGTATCGACGTGGCCGCGGGCGCGCTGGTCTTCTCCTACCAGCACCAGGTGGTCGTCACGGCCGCCGAGCCGGAGGCACAGGGATGA
- a CDS encoding Gfo/Idh/MocA family protein → MTKLRIGLLGTGPWAGYTQAPALAAHPEAEFTGVWGRRPEAAATLADTHGVKAYDDVDALIEASDAIAFALPPDVQAPLAARAAAAGRHLLMDKPVATTVAGAREVATAAAETGVASVVFCTMRFAAGTAPWIAEQAAAGGWLTAHAQWLGSLYAADSDSPFAASPWRREKGGLWDVGPHALSVLLPVLGDVTGLTALRGSADTVHLALRHASGASSTATLSLSTPQAASGTAVELVGERGRVAMPLGGDAIGSFRSAVDALIESARSGDAHACDVRFGLRITEILAEAEERLA, encoded by the coding sequence ATGACAAAGTTGCGGATTGGACTTCTTGGTACCGGCCCCTGGGCCGGGTACACCCAGGCGCCGGCGCTCGCCGCGCACCCGGAGGCCGAGTTCACCGGGGTGTGGGGACGCCGTCCGGAGGCGGCCGCGACGCTCGCCGACACCCATGGCGTGAAGGCGTACGACGATGTGGACGCGCTGATCGAGGCGAGCGACGCCATCGCCTTCGCGCTGCCGCCGGATGTGCAGGCGCCGCTGGCGGCCCGGGCGGCCGCGGCAGGCCGGCACCTGCTGATGGACAAGCCGGTGGCGACGACGGTCGCGGGCGCGCGCGAGGTCGCGACGGCGGCGGCGGAGACGGGCGTCGCGTCCGTCGTCTTCTGCACGATGCGGTTCGCGGCGGGCACGGCGCCCTGGATAGCGGAGCAGGCCGCGGCGGGCGGCTGGCTCACGGCCCACGCCCAGTGGCTCGGTTCCCTCTACGCGGCGGACTCGGACAGCCCGTTCGCGGCCTCGCCCTGGCGGCGCGAGAAGGGCGGACTGTGGGACGTCGGCCCGCACGCGCTGTCCGTACTGCTGCCCGTGCTCGGCGATGTCACCGGACTGACGGCGCTGCGCGGGTCGGCCGACACCGTCCATCTCGCGCTGCGGCACGCCTCCGGGGCGTCGAGCACGGCGACGCTGAGCCTGAGCACACCGCAGGCGGCGTCCGGTACCGCGGTCGAGCTGGTGGGGGAGCGGGGCCGGGTGGCGATGCCGCTGGGCGGCGACGCGATCGGCTCGTTCCGGTCGGCGGTGGACGCGCTGATCGAGTCGGCGCGCAGCGGGGACGCGCACGCCTGCGACGTGAGGTTCGGGCTGCGGATCACCGAGATCCTGGCGGAGGCGGAGGAGCGGCTGGCGTAG